One Lysinibacillus fusiformis genomic window carries:
- a CDS encoding structural cement protein Gp24, translating to MPITNYPDYMEPAGKAGQLANYQDYVADTYAVEAIVPFGAAVQLNATGTAITPIKTDGAVIGIALAQNIHDWVEKKDDQNYPVGEPAAIVKRGRIFVVAGGDVINGQAVKVDPTTQKFTTDGTIAVNGAVFKANASANQLVEIEINLP from the coding sequence ATGCCTATTACAAATTATCCAGATTACATGGAGCCAGCAGGTAAAGCTGGTCAGTTAGCAAATTACCAAGATTACGTTGCGGACACATACGCAGTTGAAGCAATTGTACCGTTCGGTGCTGCTGTTCAATTGAATGCAACAGGCACAGCAATTACACCTATTAAAACCGATGGTGCAGTTATCGGTATCGCATTAGCTCAAAACATCCACGATTGGGTTGAAAAGAAAGACGACCAAAACTATCCGGTGGGTGAACCTGCTGCAATTGTAAAGCGCGGTCGTATTTTTGTTGTTGCTGGTGGCGATGTTATCAACGGTCAAGCTGTCAAAGTAGATCCTACTACTCAAAAGTTTACAACAGACGGAACTATCGCTGTTAATGGTGCTGTATTCAAAGCAAATGCTTCAGCAAATCAATTAGTAGAAATCGAAATTAACTTACCTTAA
- a CDS encoding DUF2213 domain-containing protein yields MKLQRYDTSYIKDYMETPEGYLTVNVPITRPGVFPYQRQDGTVQMEAKLPDEIFSDRTIFSARSKPVTDGHPNEPVTIENYQSYAKGMSHTDSRVEDFKLYISLTVTDKVLIEKIHDGYNEISIGFLSDVVAESGTYNGDQYEYIQRNVEINHIAIVEKGRAGPEVAIRADSDAWQIDEKGGNTEMVKIKIEGSEYEIDPAVKTYIDALKAKEETAKVKGDSVDALQGRYDALEVKLQNTEQELTNTKAKQVSTDELDKKVEERVGLISTAKPLLGDSFDFAGKTDREIKEAVISTTKQDFKGDGKSEDYINAFFDATVDQVQSTGFSSTGANSAYTGDAGGNKDLEDMKNQRLNMRK; encoded by the coding sequence TTGAAACTACAACGCTACGACACATCTTATATTAAGGACTACATGGAAACACCAGAAGGGTATTTAACGGTTAATGTACCGATTACTCGTCCTGGTGTTTTTCCATATCAACGACAAGATGGAACGGTACAAATGGAGGCTAAGTTACCTGATGAAATCTTTAGTGACCGTACTATTTTTTCAGCACGATCTAAGCCTGTTACAGATGGACATCCAAATGAGCCAGTAACGATTGAAAATTACCAATCCTATGCGAAAGGTATGAGCCACACAGACTCGCGTGTAGAGGACTTTAAGCTTTATATTTCGTTGACTGTGACAGACAAAGTACTCATTGAAAAAATACATGATGGATACAACGAAATTAGCATCGGTTTCTTATCAGATGTTGTTGCGGAAAGTGGGACATATAACGGCGATCAGTACGAATATATTCAGCGTAATGTTGAAATTAATCACATTGCGATCGTAGAAAAGGGTCGTGCAGGTCCTGAAGTTGCTATTCGTGCGGATTCAGACGCATGGCAAATTGATGAAAAAGGAGGAAATACTGAAATGGTAAAAATCAAAATTGAAGGTTCAGAATATGAAATAGACCCAGCGGTGAAAACATATATCGATGCTTTAAAAGCAAAAGAAGAAACAGCAAAGGTAAAAGGTGATAGTGTAGATGCCTTACAAGGTCGTTACGATGCACTAGAAGTGAAACTTCAAAATACAGAGCAGGAGCTTACGAACACTAAAGCAAAACAAGTATCCACAGATGAGTTAGATAAAAAAGTAGAGGAACGTGTAGGGTTAATCAGCACAGCAAAACCTTTGCTTGGCGACTCATTCGACTTCGCAGGTAAAACAGACCGTGAAATTAAAGAAGCAGTCATCTCTACAACTAAACAGGACTTTAAAGGCGATGGTAAATCAGAAGATTATATCAACGCTTTTTTTGATGCAACAGTGGATCAAGTGCAATCTACAGGATTTTCTAGCACAGGTGCTAATAGTGCGTACACAGGAGATGCTGGCGGAAACAAAGATTTAGAAGATATGAAAAATCAACGCTTAAATATGCGTAAATAA
- a CDS encoding DUF2184 domain-containing protein, with protein MTMKSYRADALIRPQDLNAIDKRVYEPHASELKARSIFSLKTDIPAGAKTYSYDVMTRSGAAKILAPGATDVPLVDADLTEETVKIYSIAAAFNISVQEVREAQMSGRPIEVTKADTVRKAIAEKENQVVFSGDKKHGIKGLTDSVGIQVYAAPQNEGGSSTKWADKTGEEIVDDIIEAKSKVDMLNGHEADTLLLTPNAKKQLQKKVFNEFTKQTALQYIQSENFFKRIETINDLKGKGLAGTDCFVVLDSSPDVVELGIPLDIMRHPQEYAFPNTKVPFEERTTGLIIRYPMAICRADGI; from the coding sequence ATGACAATGAAATCATATCGTGCGGATGCTCTAATCCGTCCACAAGACTTAAACGCAATTGACAAGCGTGTGTATGAACCACATGCTTCTGAATTAAAAGCACGTTCAATTTTCTCGTTAAAAACTGATATTCCAGCAGGTGCAAAAACGTACAGTTATGATGTGATGACACGTTCAGGCGCTGCTAAAATATTAGCTCCTGGTGCAACTGATGTGCCATTAGTAGACGCAGACTTAACGGAAGAAACAGTAAAAATTTATTCAATCGCTGCTGCTTTCAACATTTCTGTTCAAGAAGTACGTGAGGCACAAATGTCAGGTCGTCCTATCGAAGTGACAAAAGCAGATACGGTGCGTAAAGCCATTGCTGAGAAGGAAAATCAGGTGGTCTTTTCAGGTGATAAGAAACATGGCATTAAGGGCTTAACAGATTCCGTAGGCATCCAAGTATATGCAGCTCCACAAAACGAGGGTGGTTCTTCAACGAAGTGGGCTGATAAAACAGGCGAGGAAATCGTTGATGACATTATTGAAGCAAAGTCTAAAGTCGATATGTTAAACGGCCATGAAGCTGATACATTACTATTAACGCCTAATGCAAAAAAACAACTCCAAAAGAAAGTATTCAACGAATTTACAAAGCAAACTGCTTTACAATACATTCAATCTGAAAACTTCTTTAAACGCATTGAAACGATCAACGATCTAAAAGGTAAAGGTCTAGCAGGTACAGATTGCTTTGTTGTGTTAGATTCGTCACCTGATGTTGTAGAGCTGGGTATCCCGTTAGATATCATGCGCCACCCACAAGAGTACGCTTTCCCAAATACCAAAGTACCTTTCGAGGAACGTACAACAGGGTTAATTATTCGTTATCCGATGGCTATTTGCCGTGCA